A single window of Kitasatospora sp. HUAS MG31 DNA harbors:
- a CDS encoding helix-turn-helix domain-containing protein: MDPQIGVEVFPSLLTGWSGRPTVMGTAHQHDDLELNLVVEGGTMLYLIGGMPVEVGPGSVAAFWAAVPHQVVANSAARVHWVHIPFPEFLRWRLPDAVTSRLLSGVPLISASSTTLATDPVNFTQWAKDLADGQAEHRRIALLELEARVRRLALATIDEPMRRYTGGDPVLRQVVAMARHIAEHFREPLTVADIAAAARLHPNYAMGQFRKVLHTTVGDYLTSSRLAEARRLLITTDLPITRVAAESGFGSGSRFYAAFTSACGVPPARFRREHADAAGA, encoded by the coding sequence TTGGATCCTCAGATAGGCGTTGAAGTGTTTCCATCGCTCCTCACCGGCTGGTCAGGCCGGCCCACGGTGATGGGGACCGCGCATCAGCACGACGACCTTGAACTCAACCTCGTCGTCGAGGGCGGGACGATGCTCTACCTGATCGGCGGGATGCCGGTCGAGGTCGGACCTGGAAGCGTGGCCGCCTTCTGGGCCGCCGTGCCCCACCAAGTCGTGGCGAACTCCGCGGCCCGCGTCCACTGGGTCCACATACCGTTCCCGGAGTTCCTGCGCTGGAGACTGCCCGACGCGGTGACCAGCCGCCTGCTGTCGGGCGTGCCCCTGATCTCCGCGTCGTCCACCACTCTCGCGACCGATCCCGTGAACTTCACCCAGTGGGCCAAGGACCTCGCCGACGGCCAGGCCGAGCACCGCCGCATCGCCCTCCTCGAACTCGAGGCCCGAGTCCGCCGACTGGCCCTGGCCACCATCGACGAACCGATGCGCCGGTACACCGGGGGCGACCCAGTGCTACGCCAGGTCGTCGCCATGGCGCGCCACATCGCCGAACACTTCCGTGAGCCCCTCACCGTCGCCGACATCGCCGCCGCGGCGCGACTGCACCCCAACTACGCCATGGGCCAATTCCGCAAGGTCCTGCACACCACGGTCGGCGACTACCTCACATCCAGCCGCCTGGCGGAAGCCCGCCGCCTGCTGATCACGACCGACCTGCCGATCACTCGCGTGGCGGCGGAATCCGGCTTCGGATCGGGCAGCCGCTTCTACGCCGCTTTCACCTCCGCATGTGGCGTACCTCCGGCCAGGTTCCGGCGCGAGCACGCCGACGCGGCTGGCGCATGA
- a CDS encoding ABC transporter ATP-binding protein, with protein MERVGPAIELAGLSKYYGRKAGVDQLDLTVRRGEIFGFLGPNGAGKTTTIRCLVGLLRPSSGQIRLLGLDPLFDHRRLAPRLGYLPGELRLYPELTGAQTLRLLSDLQGAATPRRVELCERLGLAAADLGRPVREYSRGMKQKLGLVQALQHDPELVVLDEPTEGLDPLVQEVFFALLEEASHVGRTVLLSSHVLPEVQRACGRVALVRAGRLVAVRSVSTLRQERARRVRLVLADGRGPQALGPAERWSPRWNGDEVQLLVPPTELVTGLRELLAALPVADVSVEEAGLDEAFLDLYRQDVEAAAVRS; from the coding sequence ATGGAGCGCGTGGGGCCGGCCATCGAGCTGGCCGGACTGAGCAAGTACTACGGCCGCAAGGCGGGTGTCGACCAGCTCGACCTCACCGTGCGGCGGGGCGAGATCTTCGGGTTCCTGGGCCCCAACGGCGCCGGGAAGACCACCACCATCCGCTGCCTGGTGGGCCTGCTGCGGCCGAGCTCCGGCCAGATCCGGCTGCTGGGCCTGGACCCGCTCTTCGACCACCGACGCCTGGCCCCGCGCCTGGGCTACCTGCCGGGAGAACTCCGCCTGTACCCGGAGCTCACCGGTGCTCAGACACTCCGGCTGCTCAGCGATCTGCAGGGCGCCGCTACGCCCCGGCGTGTGGAGCTGTGCGAGCGTCTCGGGCTGGCGGCAGCGGATCTGGGCCGGCCGGTGCGGGAGTACTCACGAGGCATGAAGCAGAAGCTGGGCCTGGTCCAGGCGCTCCAGCACGATCCCGAGCTGGTGGTGCTGGACGAGCCCACCGAAGGTCTGGATCCGCTGGTCCAAGAGGTCTTCTTCGCACTGCTGGAGGAGGCCTCGCACGTGGGTCGCACAGTCCTGCTGTCGAGCCACGTGCTGCCCGAGGTGCAGCGGGCCTGCGGCCGGGTGGCGCTCGTGCGGGCGGGGCGGCTGGTCGCGGTGCGATCCGTGTCCACCCTGCGGCAGGAGCGCGCCAGACGGGTACGGCTGGTCCTGGCCGACGGCCGCGGCCCCCAGGCCCTGGGGCCGGCGGAGCGGTGGTCACCGCGCTGGAACGGAGACGAGGTCCAGCTGCTCGTCCCGCCGACGGAGCTGGTCACAGGACTGCGCGAGCTCCTGGCCGCGCTGCCGGTGGCGGACGTGTCGGTGGAGGAGGCCGGGCTGGACGAGGCGTTCCTCGACCTGTACCGGCAGGACGTCGAAGCAGCGGCGGTACGGTCATGA
- a CDS encoding TIGR02391 family protein, translating into MSSALKDLAAGLNLTVRNVTTHTRDELTEQEAMERLAAYSYLARLLDQCELRTAQEPASSS; encoded by the coding sequence CTGAGCTCCGCGCTCAAGGACCTGGCCGCTGGCCTGAACCTCACGGTCCGCAACGTCACCACCCACACCCGGGACGAACTGACCGAGCAGGAGGCCATGGAGCGCCTGGCCGCCTACAGCTACCTGGCCCGCCTCCTCGACCAGTGCGAGCTGCGAACCGCACAGGAGCCCGCCAGCAGTAGCTGA
- a CDS encoding dienelactone hydrolase family protein: MAEVLLYHHVQGLTDGVRAFADDLRQAGHTVHTPDLFEGRTFGSLEEGMGFAREIGFDTLRERGAAAAEDLGRELVYAGLSFGVTIAQKLAQTRPGARGALLMHSCIPVTEYGESWPDSVPVQIHGKEGDEFFDEDLPAARELAKSASAAELFVYPGEQHLFTDASLESFDAEASKLLLERVRTFLASV; encoded by the coding sequence ATGGCTGAGGTTCTGCTCTACCACCACGTCCAGGGCTTGACTGACGGGGTCCGGGCGTTCGCCGACGACCTGCGACAGGCCGGCCACACAGTACACACTCCGGATCTGTTCGAGGGCCGCACCTTCGGCAGCCTCGAGGAGGGCATGGGGTTCGCGCGGGAAATCGGGTTCGACACCCTCAGGGAACGTGGTGCGGCAGCGGCCGAGGACCTCGGCCGGGAACTGGTGTACGCCGGCCTCTCGTTCGGCGTGACGATCGCCCAGAAGCTCGCGCAGACGCGGCCCGGCGCACGTGGAGCACTGCTGATGCACTCCTGCATCCCCGTCACCGAGTACGGGGAGTCCTGGCCCGACAGTGTGCCGGTGCAGATCCACGGCAAGGAGGGCGACGAGTTCTTCGACGAAGACCTGCCCGCGGCGCGCGAGCTGGCCAAGTCCGCATCGGCTGCGGAGCTGTTCGTCTACCCCGGCGAACAGCACCTGTTCACCGACGCCTCTCTCGAGTCCTTCGACGCGGAGGCGTCCAAGCTGCTGCTGGAGCGCGTGCGGACGTTCCTCGCCTCGGTCTGA
- a CDS encoding ABC transporter permease subunit: MRAQFPLFWLALHRRRRMLAFLAAGMVVFEALIVAVIRAVPPAQLFAGPGPTGPDALKAFSGSTGDVSIASYPGLLGAGLVHPFWIAMQLTAIGSLAAAAVAADVESGTVELLMVRPVSRLRLLAERAAAVVAASLALNAAATLAVAGGVALTPALHHAVPLRGVLAAGLAGCAFTLCLSGPALAVSAAARHRAQVIGTTIAFGAVGFAVNFIAMAWHPAAPLRYLSPFHYYTPGDALAHGTIAWGPFAVLVTVGCAGIAAALPLLLRRDLAP; encoded by the coding sequence ATGAGGGCCCAGTTCCCCTTGTTCTGGCTCGCTCTGCACCGGCGCCGCAGGATGCTGGCATTCCTGGCAGCGGGCATGGTCGTCTTCGAGGCACTGATCGTGGCCGTCATCCGGGCGGTGCCGCCGGCCCAGCTGTTCGCCGGACCCGGCCCGACCGGACCCGACGCGTTGAAGGCGTTCTCCGGATCGACCGGTGACGTCTCCATCGCCAGCTACCCCGGCCTGCTCGGGGCCGGTCTGGTGCACCCGTTCTGGATCGCCATGCAACTGACGGCGATCGGCTCGCTCGCGGCAGCTGCCGTCGCGGCCGACGTCGAGTCCGGCACCGTGGAACTGCTGATGGTCCGTCCGGTCTCCCGCCTGCGACTGCTCGCCGAACGGGCCGCCGCCGTGGTCGCGGCCTCACTGGCACTCAACGCCGCCGCCACCCTGGCGGTCGCCGGCGGCGTGGCCCTCACCCCCGCCCTCCACCACGCGGTCCCCCTGCGCGGCGTGCTCGCGGCCGGCCTGGCGGGGTGTGCGTTCACGCTCTGCCTGTCCGGTCCGGCCCTGGCTGTCTCGGCGGCGGCTCGCCACCGGGCCCAGGTGATCGGCACCACCATCGCGTTCGGCGCCGTCGGCTTCGCCGTCAACTTCATCGCCATGGCCTGGCACCCGGCCGCGCCGCTGCGGTACCTGAGCCCCTTCCACTACTACACGCCCGGTGACGCACTCGCCCACGGGACGATCGCCTGGGGTCCGTTCGCCGTCTTGGTGACGGTCGGGTGCGCCGGGATCGCCGCCGCGCTCCCGCTCCTGCTGCGCCGGGACCTGGCTCCCTGA
- a CDS encoding glycoside hydrolase family 5 protein, whose protein sequence is MRSTTPNRSLPAAVARALPAALVVSALLVSAVPGSTATAAPAAVTAAPVALTGKQLAASWSGPLSTRGRYIVDAKGNRFKLKAGNWSGVQGTWEGNGNENDANNHQAHQKSNNIPLGLDRVPIKQILVDFHALGLNAIRLPYADAMINDENPVPNYAVAANPQLEDKTPLQVYDAVVKALTDDGFAVILNNHTTTYRFCCSLDGNERWNTSQTTEEWVDNWLFLVNRYKNNKRVVGADLRNEVRRDWNDNPNWGWDNDHDLYKAYQLAGNKILEANPDMLIIMEGINWIGIPQGMFNHERPTLTPVRELSNTLIESGKLVYSAHFYGFTGPNHTGSGGGWQNGETYDARYRDLSPEDLERVVNDQALFVTESGHHFTAPVWISEFGTAGRGNTDAKEKDWFNRFTDILVKNDTDFAIWPLTGWTTNGKINDNWAMINYDDFGNRQSVLDSGDWRTPAWNKLVNATGKTGQVAKVDHWYMLDRELIASATMRQQSDWSPGNRKGNCPDTARLIAFARSSNRSLCTDANQPAKAEGDWITVTDERYVKNGDWARGQFKLQCPDDHFAVGYSANGPINSLLCAPSSRPLSKENRLVWFDKGDNRPTSGGSVRDDWAPGNYKGQCRDDEYLAGVGMAYYSHTGTVLNVLQCRPIEPTEDEKDWWDTLWG, encoded by the coding sequence ATGAGATCCACCACGCCCAACCGTTCCCTCCCCGCAGCCGTCGCCCGGGCCCTGCCCGCCGCGCTGGTCGTGTCAGCCCTGCTCGTCAGCGCGGTCCCCGGCTCGACGGCCACCGCCGCACCCGCCGCCGTCACCGCCGCTCCCGTGGCGCTGACCGGCAAGCAGCTGGCCGCGTCCTGGTCCGGCCCGCTCTCGACCCGGGGCCGGTACATCGTCGACGCGAAGGGCAACCGCTTCAAGCTCAAGGCCGGCAACTGGTCCGGCGTCCAGGGCACCTGGGAGGGCAACGGCAACGAAAATGACGCGAACAACCACCAGGCCCACCAGAAGTCGAACAACATCCCGCTCGGCCTGGACCGCGTCCCGATCAAGCAGATCCTCGTGGACTTCCACGCGCTCGGCCTCAACGCCATCCGGCTGCCCTACGCCGACGCGATGATCAACGACGAGAACCCGGTGCCGAACTACGCCGTCGCGGCCAACCCGCAGCTGGAGGACAAGACCCCGCTCCAGGTGTACGACGCGGTCGTCAAGGCGCTCACCGACGACGGCTTCGCCGTCATCCTCAACAACCACACCACCACCTACCGCTTCTGCTGCTCCCTGGACGGCAACGAGCGGTGGAACACCAGCCAGACCACCGAGGAGTGGGTCGACAACTGGCTGTTCCTGGTGAACCGTTACAAGAACAACAAGCGGGTGGTCGGCGCCGACCTGCGCAACGAGGTCCGCCGCGACTGGAACGACAACCCCAACTGGGGCTGGGACAACGACCACGACCTGTACAAGGCGTACCAGCTGGCCGGCAACAAGATCCTCGAAGCCAACCCGGACATGCTCATCATCATGGAGGGCATCAACTGGATCGGCATCCCCCAGGGCATGTTCAACCACGAACGGCCGACGCTCACCCCGGTCCGTGAACTCTCCAACACGCTGATCGAATCGGGCAAGCTGGTCTACTCCGCGCACTTCTACGGCTTCACCGGCCCCAACCACACCGGTTCGGGCGGCGGCTGGCAGAACGGCGAGACCTACGACGCGCGCTACCGCGACCTCAGCCCCGAGGACCTCGAAAGGGTCGTCAACGACCAGGCCCTGTTCGTCACCGAGTCCGGTCACCACTTCACCGCCCCGGTGTGGATCAGCGAGTTCGGCACCGCCGGACGCGGCAACACCGACGCCAAGGAGAAGGACTGGTTCAACCGCTTCACCGACATCCTGGTGAAGAACGACACCGACTTCGCCATCTGGCCGCTGACCGGCTGGACCACCAACGGCAAGATCAACGACAACTGGGCGATGATCAACTACGACGACTTCGGCAACCGGCAGAGCGTCCTCGACTCCGGCGACTGGCGCACCCCCGCCTGGAACAAGCTCGTCAACGCCACCGGCAAGACCGGCCAGGTCGCCAAGGTCGACCACTGGTACATGCTCGACCGCGAACTGATCGCCTCCGCCACCATGCGCCAGCAGTCGGACTGGAGTCCCGGCAACCGCAAGGGCAACTGCCCCGACACCGCGCGGCTGATCGCCTTCGCCCGCAGCTCCAACCGCAGCCTGTGCACCGACGCCAACCAGCCCGCCAAGGCCGAGGGCGACTGGATCACCGTCACCGACGAGCGCTACGTCAAGAACGGCGACTGGGCCCGGGGCCAATTCAAGCTGCAGTGCCCGGACGACCACTTCGCCGTCGGCTACAGCGCCAACGGGCCCATCAACAGCCTGCTCTGCGCCCCCTCCTCCCGGCCGCTCTCCAAGGAGAACCGGCTGGTCTGGTTCGACAAGGGCGACAACCGGCCCACCTCGGGCGGCTCGGTGCGCGACGACTGGGCACCCGGCAACTACAAGGGCCAGTGCAGGGACGACGAGTACCTCGCCGGCGTCGGCATGGCGTACTACTCGCACACGGGCACCGTCCTCAACGTCCTGCAATGCCGCCCGATCGAGCCGACCGAGGACGAGAAGGACTGGTGGGACACCCTCTGGGGCTGA
- a CDS encoding MGH1-like glycoside hydrolase domain-containing protein: protein MTSADPIPFDRSGIPVPVLDSAPHLIELYWAAWAMAWDHVVEREGVAQSPYMDEGFDPDTIWIWDTCFMAHFCKYAPGRFPGIESLENFYGMMYDGAASSVSVQHPDNPPLFAWSEEEYVRHTGDLARVARILERGYLQKHFAFFDTVPVGSVYPYSNTPTSIERTDRGYLWNGVCSGMDNTPRASEQGDGGTYGDILWFDAAAQQALSARSIARLAELVGDHGLAAEFSARHAELVELVEDFWDPEAGMYFDRAATAPFEFHRVKTPAAYWPLLAGASGPAQAAKLAAALEDEAVFGGDVPWPSVAREDATFRGTGHYWRGGVWIPLAYMSARALADAGHGVVAARAARRLLDHMARTYADYSPATIWEAYAPDLAAPSTGKDDLEIVRPDFCGWSALAPIAMLIEHVLGFRVDAPRNEVTWTRPGGAAGIRGLWCGTTSLSVIDDGDGLLSVEASGPLRLTVDGAAFDLAAGRHTLRVPQA from the coding sequence ATGACATCGGCCGACCCGATACCGTTCGACCGCTCCGGCATTCCCGTGCCGGTCCTCGACTCGGCCCCCCACCTGATCGAGCTCTACTGGGCCGCGTGGGCGATGGCCTGGGACCATGTGGTCGAGCGCGAGGGCGTCGCGCAGTCGCCGTACATGGACGAGGGCTTCGACCCGGACACCATCTGGATCTGGGACACCTGCTTCATGGCGCACTTCTGCAAGTACGCGCCCGGCAGGTTCCCCGGCATCGAGAGCCTGGAGAACTTCTACGGGATGATGTACGACGGCGCCGCGTCGTCGGTGTCCGTCCAGCATCCCGACAATCCGCCGCTGTTCGCCTGGTCGGAGGAGGAGTACGTCCGCCACACCGGCGACCTCGCGCGGGTGGCGCGCATCCTCGAACGGGGCTACCTGCAGAAGCACTTCGCCTTCTTCGACACCGTCCCGGTCGGATCGGTCTACCCCTACAGCAACACCCCCACCTCCATCGAGCGGACCGACCGGGGCTACCTCTGGAACGGTGTGTGCAGCGGCATGGATAACACGCCGCGGGCCAGTGAGCAGGGGGACGGCGGCACGTACGGCGACATCCTCTGGTTCGACGCCGCGGCGCAGCAGGCGCTCTCGGCGCGGAGCATCGCCCGGCTCGCCGAGCTCGTGGGGGACCACGGCCTCGCGGCCGAGTTCTCGGCCCGTCACGCCGAACTGGTCGAGCTGGTCGAGGACTTCTGGGATCCGGAGGCGGGGATGTACTTCGACCGCGCCGCCACCGCCCCGTTCGAATTCCACCGGGTGAAGACGCCGGCCGCGTACTGGCCGCTGCTCGCTGGCGCGTCCGGCCCGGCGCAGGCGGCGAAGCTGGCCGCCGCGCTGGAGGACGAGGCCGTGTTCGGCGGTGACGTGCCGTGGCCCTCGGTGGCACGAGAGGACGCGACGTTCCGGGGCACGGGGCACTACTGGCGCGGTGGGGTGTGGATCCCGCTGGCCTACATGAGTGCGCGGGCGCTCGCGGACGCCGGACACGGCGTCGTGGCGGCCCGCGCCGCACGCCGGCTCCTCGACCACATGGCCCGGACCTACGCCGATTACAGCCCGGCGACGATCTGGGAGGCGTACGCGCCGGACCTCGCCGCGCCGTCGACCGGCAAGGACGACCTGGAAATCGTCCGCCCCGACTTCTGCGGCTGGTCCGCGCTCGCCCCGATCGCCATGCTCATCGAGCACGTCCTCGGCTTCCGGGTCGACGCGCCGCGCAACGAGGTGACCTGGACCCGTCCCGGTGGTGCGGCCGGCATCCGGGGTCTGTGGTGCGGCACGACCTCGCTGAGCGTCATCGACGACGGGGACGGCCTGCTGAGCGTGGAGGCGAGCGGGCCGCTCAGGCTCACCGTCGACGGCGCCGCGTTCGACCTCGCCGCAGGTCGCCACACCCTGCGCGTTCCGCAGGCCTGA
- a CDS encoding oleate hydratase produces the protein MAQAYLVGSGIAALSAAAFLIRDGGYAGTDIHLFEEQEEVGGSLDAGGTPEAGYTMRGGRMFEAQFRCTYDLLSGIPSLDDPSVSVTQDVYDSHQESPWDDATRLVGAGGEIRDGHAMGFSERHRLQLVACLATPERMLDGKRITDCFSEDFFTTDFWYMWCTTFAFEPWHSAIEFRRYLLRFVHLFSEFETMSGIYRTRYNQYDSIVRPLTAWLLERGVRIHTGHRVTDLSFREGTGTSVERIHFAGPHADLPVAPDDLVFVTNGSMTADSTLGSHTTAPEGPSTARSPSSFLLWHRIARGREDFGRPEVFDRSVADSTWESFTVTAKDPAFLDWMETFTGRATGRGGLLTLTGSPWLLTVVVNRQPVYQQQPEDVSVWWGYGLLPDKPGTHVQKPMRECSGEEILQEVLHHLAVDATTAERVAEASTVIPCLMPYITSQFLVRSHGDRPQVVPKGSTNLAFIGQFAEVPDDVVFTVEYSVRTAWAAVAQLLGLDKQPPAVHKGHHDPHVLAQALHTMHRK, from the coding sequence ATGGCACAGGCATATCTGGTCGGCAGTGGCATAGCCGCCCTGTCCGCCGCGGCGTTCCTGATCCGCGACGGCGGCTACGCCGGCACCGACATCCACCTCTTCGAGGAACAGGAGGAGGTCGGCGGCAGCCTGGATGCGGGCGGCACCCCGGAGGCGGGCTACACGATGCGCGGCGGGCGGATGTTCGAGGCCCAGTTCCGCTGCACGTACGACCTGCTGTCCGGCATCCCGTCGTTGGACGACCCGTCGGTTTCCGTCACCCAGGACGTCTACGACTCCCACCAGGAGTCTCCGTGGGACGACGCCACCCGACTGGTGGGCGCCGGCGGGGAGATCCGCGACGGCCACGCCATGGGCTTCTCCGAGCGCCACCGCCTTCAGCTGGTCGCCTGCCTGGCCACACCAGAGCGGATGCTGGACGGCAAGCGGATCACCGACTGCTTCAGCGAGGACTTCTTCACCACCGACTTCTGGTACATGTGGTGCACCACCTTCGCCTTCGAGCCCTGGCACAGCGCGATCGAGTTCCGCCGCTACCTGCTGCGCTTCGTACACCTGTTCTCGGAGTTCGAAACGATGTCCGGGATCTACCGCACCCGGTACAACCAGTACGACTCGATCGTCCGCCCGCTGACCGCCTGGCTGCTGGAGCGCGGCGTGCGGATCCACACCGGCCACCGGGTGACCGACCTGTCCTTCCGCGAGGGGACGGGCACGAGCGTCGAGCGCATCCACTTCGCGGGTCCGCACGCCGACCTTCCGGTCGCCCCGGACGACTTGGTGTTCGTCACCAACGGCTCGATGACCGCCGACTCCACCCTCGGCTCGCACACCACCGCGCCGGAAGGCCCGAGCACCGCGCGCAGCCCCTCCTCCTTCCTGCTCTGGCACCGCATCGCCCGCGGCCGCGAGGACTTCGGCCGCCCGGAGGTGTTCGACCGCAGTGTCGCCGACTCCACCTGGGAGTCCTTCACCGTCACCGCCAAGGACCCGGCCTTCCTGGACTGGATGGAGACGTTCACCGGCCGTGCCACCGGCCGCGGCGGCCTGCTCACCCTCACCGGATCCCCCTGGCTGCTGACCGTCGTGGTCAACCGCCAGCCGGTCTACCAGCAGCAGCCCGAGGATGTCTCCGTCTGGTGGGGCTACGGGCTCCTCCCCGACAAGCCCGGGACGCACGTCCAGAAGCCAATGCGGGAGTGCAGCGGGGAGGAGATCCTCCAGGAGGTCCTGCACCACCTGGCCGTGGACGCCACCACCGCAGAGCGCGTCGCCGAGGCGTCCACCGTCATCCCCTGCCTGATGCCCTACATCACCAGCCAGTTCCTGGTCCGCAGCCACGGCGACCGGCCGCAGGTCGTCCCGAAGGGCTCCACCAACCTCGCCTTCATCGGCCAGTTCGCCGAGGTCCCCGACGATGTCGTCTTCACCGTCGAGTACTCCGTGCGCACCGCCTGGGCCGCAGTGGCGCAGCTCCTCGGCCTCGACAAGCAGCCCCCTGCCGTCCACAAGGGCCACCACGACCCGCACGTCCTGGCCCAGGCCCTGCACACCATGCACCGCAAATGA
- a CDS encoding ISL3 family transposase produces the protein MDAARVADLLFPGIGVEVEEMVLGDDEVRLAVRSAAASAACPGCERRSSRLHCYYRRRLADRPIAGRRVRLELKARRLVCGNDRCARRTFAEQIPALTSRNARRTTALTARLTDIALFLGGRAGARISGRLAMTTCRDTLLRLIRALPVPSSGLVPHLGVDEFAVRRGRTYATVLVDMDTHRPIDVLADRTANTFATWLRDHPEVRTICRDRAGSFRDGARTGAPQAQQVADAWHLLHNLAEAVERVVGRHRADLREPLAVRDDQDDVPHFGTAASNELDVHGRPRPLVARTRERHQQIHERIERGDSLRAIARELRLSRGTVLRFARAADVEQLLVAATHRPSVIDDYRRYLHHRWMEGCTNASALTREIQQLGYRGDVNTVQRHLRQYRTGAIPAEAPLPHLTVRRVTDWIMRRPERLDDTERKCLDELCERSPALATTTQYARRLATMVRERRSEHLALDVWLADVRLDGQPELRTLAGGIRRDRAAVLAALNTTLTSGAVEGNVTRIKLLKRQMYGRANFDLLRRRILLTP, from the coding sequence ATGGATGCGGCGCGTGTGGCTGACCTTCTCTTCCCGGGGATCGGCGTGGAGGTCGAGGAGATGGTTCTCGGGGATGACGAGGTTCGTCTCGCCGTGCGGTCGGCGGCGGCGTCGGCCGCCTGCCCGGGGTGCGAGCGGAGATCATCGCGGCTGCACTGCTACTACCGGCGGCGTCTGGCGGACCGTCCGATAGCCGGCCGACGGGTGCGCCTGGAACTGAAGGCGCGTCGTCTCGTGTGCGGGAACGACCGGTGCGCTCGGCGAACGTTCGCCGAGCAGATCCCGGCTCTGACGTCCCGGAACGCGCGCCGCACGACCGCCCTCACCGCTCGGCTCACCGACATCGCGCTGTTCCTGGGCGGACGGGCCGGAGCCCGGATCTCCGGACGTCTGGCCATGACCACGTGCCGGGACACCCTGCTCCGTCTCATCCGCGCACTACCCGTCCCGTCGTCGGGCCTCGTCCCGCATCTGGGCGTGGACGAGTTCGCCGTCCGACGCGGTCGCACCTATGCGACAGTTCTCGTGGACATGGACACCCACCGCCCGATCGACGTCCTCGCCGATCGCACCGCGAACACCTTCGCCACCTGGCTGCGCGACCACCCCGAAGTGCGGACGATCTGCCGCGATCGCGCCGGCTCCTTCCGCGACGGCGCCCGAACGGGTGCGCCACAGGCCCAGCAGGTCGCCGACGCCTGGCACCTGCTGCACAACCTCGCCGAGGCCGTCGAGCGCGTCGTCGGCCGCCACCGCGCCGACCTGCGCGAACCCCTCGCCGTCAGAGATGACCAGGACGACGTGCCCCACTTCGGGACCGCCGCCTCGAACGAGCTGGACGTCCACGGCAGGCCGCGTCCCCTGGTCGCCCGCACTCGCGAGCGTCACCAGCAGATCCACGAACGCATCGAACGCGGCGACAGCCTGCGTGCCATCGCCCGTGAACTCCGCCTCAGCCGCGGCACCGTCCTGCGTTTCGCCCGAGCCGCCGACGTGGAGCAACTCCTTGTCGCGGCGACCCACCGCCCCAGCGTGATCGACGACTACCGGCGCTACTTGCACCACCGGTGGATGGAAGGCTGCACCAACGCTTCTGCGCTCACCCGCGAGATCCAGCAACTGGGCTACCGCGGTGACGTCAACACTGTCCAGCGCCATCTGCGGCAATACCGAACCGGAGCGATCCCGGCGGAGGCCCCGCTGCCCCACCTGACCGTCCGCCGCGTCACCGACTGGATCATGCGCCGACCCGAGCGGCTCGACGACACCGAACGCAAGTGCCTCGACGAGCTGTGTGAACGCAGCCCGGCCCTGGCCACGACCACCCAGTACGCCCGGCGCCTGGCCACCATGGTCCGCGAACGCCGCAGCGAGCACCTGGCCCTCGACGTCTGGCTCGCCGACGTCCGCCTCGACGGGCAACCAGAACTCCGCACCCTGGCCGGCGGCATCCGACGCGACCGCGCCGCCGTTCTCGCGGCCCTGAACACCACGCTCACCTCGGGAGCAGTCGAGGGCAACGTGACCAGGATCAAGCTGCTGAAGAGGCAGATGTACGGCCGGGCCAACTTCGACCTCCTACGCCGCCGCATCCTCCTAACACCATGA